Proteins from a single region of Campylobacter concisus:
- a CDS encoding pseudouridine synthase family protein → MPYVNKFIATANQQKSYEILLQNGFTMSQTQRLIDKGRLICGGNVVSEKNAILCGDVFLIDYEAEPKGLKPIFECENFAVFDKPSGVLSHPNGRHCEYSLNDEIYTLFGREASVAHRLDFETSGVIVVGKDRNSTIKLKKIFENREVSKSYVAMVQGKIEREFTIDTKMDLANNYDDVKMRMQICENGKSAVTKILPIRYFDDIDTTLLRAIPLTGRQHQIRLHLFHVKHKILGEPLYGLSRPQIEKILDKEMSERERINLTGAKRLLLHSDEISFKFDEIFYNIKSKFDAENEFYRFAKESLL, encoded by the coding sequence TTGCCATATGTAAATAAATTTATTGCCACAGCAAATCAGCAAAAATCCTATGAAATTTTACTGCAAAATGGCTTTACTATGAGTCAAACTCAGCGCCTCATTGACAAGGGCAGGCTGATATGTGGCGGCAATGTCGTGAGCGAAAAAAATGCTATTTTATGTGGCGACGTCTTTTTGATCGACTATGAGGCAGAGCCAAAGGGGCTTAAGCCGATCTTTGAATGCGAGAATTTTGCAGTTTTTGACAAGCCAAGTGGCGTGCTGAGTCATCCAAACGGCAGACACTGCGAATACTCGCTAAATGATGAAATTTATACGCTTTTTGGGCGAGAAGCGAGCGTGGCACATAGGCTGGACTTTGAGACGAGTGGCGTGATAGTCGTTGGAAAAGATAGAAATTCTACTATTAAATTAAAGAAAATTTTTGAAAACAGAGAGGTTTCTAAAAGCTACGTCGCGATGGTGCAAGGTAAGATAGAGCGAGAATTTACTATCGATACCAAGATGGATCTAGCAAACAACTACGACGATGTGAAAATGCGAATGCAAATTTGTGAGAACGGTAAGAGTGCTGTGACTAAAATTTTGCCGATCAGATATTTTGATGATATTGATACGACTTTACTTCGGGCTATCCCACTCACTGGTAGACAGCATCAAATTCGCTTACATTTGTTTCATGTGAAACACAAGATACTTGGCGAACCACTTTATGGTTTGTCACGTCCGCAGATCGAGAAAATTTTAGATAAAGAGATGAGCGAGCGTGAACGGATAAATTTAACTGGAGCAAAAAGACTCTTGCTCCACTCAGATGAAATTTCTTTTAAATTTGATGAAATTTTTTATAACATAAAAAGCAAATTTGACGCTGAAAACGAGTTTTACAGATTTGCAAAAGAGAGCTTACTTTAG
- the purB gene encoding adenylosuccinate lyase has protein sequence MVERYSRKEMADKWSMQAKYDAWLKVEKAAVKAWNKLGFISDSDCEKICKNAKFEVARIDEIEKTTKHDVIAFLTSVSESLGEESRFVHYGMTSSDCIDTAVALQMKESLELIISDVEEFMKAVKNRANEHKHTLMVGRSHGIHGEPITFGLVLAIWYDEIARALKLIKDAKDTISYGKLSGAMGNLAHAPMEFEELTCEELGLKAAPASNQVIQRDRYAHVVSAIAVLASTCEKIAVAIRHYQRTEVYEAEEYFSPGQKGSSAMPHKRNPVLSENITGLCRVLRSYVTPALENVALWHERDISHSSVERFILPDMFITADFMLVRIKNLIANLVVYPENMMKNLNLTGGLVFSQRVLLQLPQRGISREDAYKIVQRNAMKVWADLQEGKKAIDEQGHSLFLQNLLNDEDLIKSLSKDEIKECFDYNYYTKNVDRIFARVFGK, from the coding sequence ATGGTCGAAAGATACTCGCGTAAAGAGATGGCTGATAAGTGGAGCATGCAAGCAAAGTATGATGCTTGGCTCAAGGTAGAAAAAGCTGCTGTTAAAGCTTGGAATAAGCTTGGCTTCATAAGCGACAGCGACTGTGAGAAAATTTGCAAAAACGCTAAATTTGAAGTGGCTCGTATCGATGAGATAGAAAAGACAACAAAGCACGACGTCATCGCGTTTTTAACAAGCGTAAGCGAGAGCCTTGGCGAGGAGAGTAGGTTCGTGCACTACGGCATGACCTCAAGCGACTGCATCGACACAGCCGTCGCACTTCAGATGAAAGAGAGCCTAGAGCTCATTATTAGCGACGTTGAGGAGTTCATGAAGGCGGTCAAAAACAGGGCAAACGAGCACAAGCACACGCTCATGGTCGGCAGAAGTCACGGCATCCACGGCGAGCCGATAACTTTTGGCCTTGTGCTTGCCATCTGGTACGACGAGATTGCAAGGGCGCTAAAGCTCATCAAAGATGCAAAAGATACGATCAGTTACGGCAAGCTCTCAGGTGCTATGGGAAATTTAGCCCACGCTCCGATGGAATTTGAAGAGCTAACATGCGAGGAGCTAGGTCTTAAAGCTGCCCCAGCGTCAAATCAAGTGATCCAGCGCGACCGCTATGCCCATGTGGTAAGCGCCATCGCAGTTCTAGCCTCTACTTGTGAGAAGATCGCAGTTGCCATTAGGCACTACCAAAGGACCGAGGTTTATGAGGCAGAGGAGTATTTTAGCCCAGGACAAAAGGGCTCAAGCGCTATGCCACACAAGCGCAATCCAGTCCTTAGCGAAAACATCACCGGCCTTTGCAGGGTGCTACGCTCATACGTTACGCCTGCACTTGAAAACGTCGCCCTTTGGCACGAGCGCGATATCAGCCACAGCTCGGTTGAGAGATTTATCCTGCCAGATATGTTTATCACGGCTGATTTTATGCTGGTTCGCATCAAAAATTTGATAGCAAATTTAGTCGTATATCCAGAAAATATGATGAAAAATTTAAATTTAACAGGTGGACTAGTCTTTTCACAGCGCGTACTTTTACAACTGCCGCAGCGCGGAATTTCTAGAGAGGACGCCTATAAGATCGTTCAGCGTAACGCAATGAAGGTCTGGGCGGACTTGCAAGAGGGCAAAAAAGCGATCGATGAGCAAGGTCACAGCCTATTTTTGCAAAATTTGCTAAACGACGAGGACCTAATTAAGAGCCTTAGTAAAGATGAGATCAAAGAGTGCTTTGACTACAACTACTACACCAAAAATGTAGATAGAATTTTTGCCAGAGTCTTTGGCAAGTAA
- a CDS encoding purine-nucleoside phosphorylase, which translates to MLVISAGKNEIFDFALPMGVGLVDMAINLTKFLQKRACIGADEKGINLKNIDPHYLAKIEAKFANSSNPELQNLIQNLSKNPERNLYQMPEKIVFVGSAGLYKDGEILQIYESSVGANIEISSVENRSYSPIECEISSIVSRGTIKANSSNFITTDKNLAHKIFEKGYFLENMEFFSVLKVAQIFKIPAYGIFVATNFCDKNAHADFIKNHAEAKKILTKYIKENM; encoded by the coding sequence ATGTTAGTTATCTCTGCTGGAAAAAATGAAATTTTTGACTTTGCTTTGCCAATGGGTGTGGGGCTAGTTGATATGGCGATAAATTTGACAAAATTTTTGCAGAAACGAGCATGTATTGGAGCGGATGAAAAGGGTATAAATTTAAAAAATATCGATCCGCACTATCTTGCAAAGATTGAAGCTAAATTTGCAAACTCATCAAATCCAGAGCTACAAAATCTAATCCAAAATTTGTCAAAAAATCCTGAACGAAATTTGTATCAGATGCCAGAAAAAATAGTTTTCGTTGGCTCGGCAGGTCTTTATAAAGACGGTGAAATTTTACAAATTTATGAAAGTTCGGTTGGGGCAAATATAGAAATTTCTAGCGTAGAAAATAGATCTTATTCACCGATTGAGTGTGAAATTTCTTCTATAGTTTCACGTGGAACTATCAAAGCAAATTCGTCAAATTTTATAACGACTGATAAAAATTTGGCTCATAAGATATTTGAAAAAGGCTATTTTTTAGAAAATATGGAGTTTTTTTCTGTTCTAAAAGTAGCTCAAATTTTTAAAATTCCAGCTTATGGAATTTTTGTAGCGACAAATTTTTGTGATAAAAATGCACATGCTGATTTTATAAAAAATCACGCAGAGGCCAAGAAAATTCTAACAAAATATATAAAGGAAAATATGTGA
- a CDS encoding DEAD/DEAH box helicase: MSKANTLKYFLLSQYLEPKTLDEPKKTNTKFKKSIDLDIANFDEKFMQILRAFDSSLLKNGIEISIYGSIFETDLLAIYISKLANSKFEKEQILDELRSEQTSFDKAFCYKFKLTGDLAFCKDDQNFALKDVNLDDDLTPFFTPNSSDDLFISTAPWAMARLNHLKEISQSDFSKECERIKDKLSIYKEKMELGKYIKLINDELKSALKTPFCNDFLRLEVKIINPNFKENDSLLNSFFIDDINLLIKFYESGRTHELTDQFLDEGSENKFERLDVRDEQNKRLVRDFFKAEEYPRSAFASDFALNFSQQIAVNNIIKKFKEKSGGIYSVNGAPGTGKTTLLKDVMAEIVTLRAMKLAQMSRHDIFVPVRDSSDKVLYFTLNKELQGYEMVVSSCNNGAVEILSKELSQLKSIGSYAGEIDYFKFIATRLLSADEKTNFGEKSFVSKLAWGLFCIPLGSKQNKSNFVFNAINGVKIEKTHSQFEDISKEFKEFIEQDGFLMGLGKYLATGEGVDDYDEAKEKFNQALHEVNLLFSEIRIKEEELKSINSELINIDKRLDNYNSARQIDELLRPLIDELDLSKNELEQKVAEANELAKLIGQNEILQEYLSTPIKPSFFIFQQILRTQAFEKYNNEARKVSEINRQIAEQNLKASKQNSENKEKNEAKLNELKAQITQLEEKILELNTKIDHLNKLNDDFVRRQKLIGRSEELDSFLNGSFNQSNEEIQKSMPFMMELGLDEKFHKTKLFNARIKLFKEALNLHKATIFACKEAVRTNLRALSVIFNDEKMAEKNGLEAKDRREIIKGLFLLTPVVSSTFASFNNSFKELLNGDIGLLLIDEAGQANLTNALGALLRSNMAVVVGDPLQLEPVVTLPPALNNAILRYCDAKDEFNLLKSSVQLRADKVQNIGTYIKGEGKSIWVGSPLIVHRRCANPMFKISNETTYDDMMILGRNSESKLSDPNIKTEWIDVSSDEWIGNYNKAEGMIVKELLDGKLAKLKDSVKIITPFKDVCKNLKGAGTIHTMQGKEADVIIFVLGGATKGARAWAASTPNLLNVALTRAKEVVYIVGNRENWSNLPYFEVAARKIDKGQI; encoded by the coding sequence TTGAGCAAAGCAAATACCTTAAAATATTTTTTATTATCACAATATTTAGAGCCAAAAACCTTAGATGAGCCAAAAAAGACAAATACGAAATTTAAAAAATCAATAGACCTTGACATCGCAAATTTCGATGAGAAGTTTATGCAAATTTTAAGAGCATTTGATAGCTCACTTTTAAAAAATGGTATAGAAATTTCAATTTATGGCAGCATTTTTGAGACTGACTTGCTTGCCATTTATATCTCAAAGCTTGCAAATTCAAAATTTGAAAAAGAGCAAATTTTAGATGAGCTGCGATCTGAGCAAACAAGCTTTGATAAGGCGTTTTGCTATAAATTTAAGCTTACTGGTGATTTAGCATTTTGTAAAGATGATCAAAATTTTGCTTTAAAAGATGTAAATTTAGATGATGATTTAACTCCATTTTTTACACCAAACTCATCTGATGATCTTTTTATCTCAACAGCTCCTTGGGCAATGGCTCGTCTAAATCATCTAAAGGAGATAAGCCAAAGTGATTTTAGCAAAGAGTGTGAGCGCATAAAAGACAAGCTATCTATTTATAAAGAAAAAATGGAACTTGGTAAATATATAAAGCTTATAAACGATGAGCTAAAAAGTGCACTTAAAACACCATTTTGTAATGATTTCTTAAGGCTTGAAGTAAAGATCATAAATCCAAATTTTAAAGAAAATGATAGCCTTTTAAATAGCTTTTTTATAGATGATATAAATTTGCTTATAAAATTTTACGAGTCAGGTAGGACGCACGAGCTAACGGATCAGTTTTTGGACGAGGGCAGTGAGAATAAATTTGAAAGACTTGATGTAAGAGATGAGCAAAATAAAAGGCTTGTTAGAGATTTTTTTAAAGCAGAAGAGTATCCAAGATCGGCCTTTGCTAGTGACTTCGCTCTAAATTTCTCGCAGCAAATTGCCGTTAATAACATCATTAAAAAATTTAAAGAAAAAAGTGGTGGAATTTATAGCGTAAATGGTGCTCCAGGCACTGGTAAAACAACGCTTTTAAAAGATGTAATGGCTGAAATTGTTACGCTTAGAGCGATGAAGCTCGCACAAATGAGTAGACATGATATCTTTGTTCCAGTTCGAGATAGTAGCGATAAGGTGCTTTATTTCACTCTAAATAAAGAACTTCAGGGCTATGAGATGGTTGTTAGCTCTTGTAATAACGGTGCGGTTGAAATTTTAAGTAAAGAGCTTAGTCAGCTAAAAAGTATCGGTAGTTACGCAGGCGAGATTGATTATTTTAAATTTATAGCTACAAGGCTTCTCTCGGCCGATGAAAAGACAAATTTTGGAGAAAAATCTTTTGTCTCAAAACTTGCATGGGGACTTTTTTGCATACCTCTTGGCTCAAAGCAAAATAAGTCAAATTTTGTTTTTAACGCAATTAATGGCGTAAAGATCGAAAAAACGCATAGTCAGTTTGAAGACATTTCAAAAGAATTTAAAGAATTTATAGAACAAGATGGCTTTTTGATGGGGCTTGGCAAGTATTTGGCTACTGGAGAAGGAGTTGATGATTACGACGAGGCAAAGGAGAAATTTAATCAAGCCCTACACGAAGTAAATCTACTTTTTAGTGAGATCAGGATCAAAGAAGAGGAGCTAAAAAGTATAAATAGTGAGCTTATAAATATCGATAAAAGACTTGATAACTATAATTCAGCAAGGCAAATAGACGAGCTTTTAAGGCCACTAATAGATGAGCTAGATTTGAGTAAAAATGAGCTAGAGCAAAAGGTGGCTGAAGCCAACGAGCTAGCAAAGCTTATTGGCCAAAATGAAATTTTGCAAGAGTATCTAAGTACGCCTATAAAGCCATCATTTTTTATTTTCCAGCAAATTTTAAGGACGCAAGCTTTTGAAAAATATAACAATGAAGCACGAAAAGTTAGTGAGATAAATCGCCAAATAGCTGAGCAAAATTTGAAAGCAAGCAAACAAAATAGTGAAAACAAAGAGAAGAATGAAGCAAAATTAAACGAACTAAAAGCTCAAATAACTCAGCTTGAAGAGAAAATTTTAGAACTTAACACCAAGATAGACCATCTCAACAAGCTTAATGATGACTTTGTTAGACGTCAAAAATTAATTGGCAGAAGCGAAGAGCTTGATAGCTTTTTAAATGGTAGTTTTAATCAGAGTAATGAAGAAATACAAAAGAGCATGCCATTTATGATGGAGCTTGGCCTTGATGAGAAATTTCATAAGACAAAGCTTTTTAACGCAAGAATCAAGCTTTTTAAAGAAGCACTTAATCTGCATAAAGCCACTATCTTTGCTTGCAAAGAAGCTGTTAGAACAAATTTACGAGCTCTTAGTGTTATATTTAATGATGAAAAAATGGCTGAGAAAAACGGGCTTGAGGCTAAAGATAGACGTGAAATAATAAAAGGATTATTTTTACTAACGCCAGTTGTTAGTTCTACTTTTGCATCTTTTAATAATAGCTTTAAAGAGCTACTAAATGGCGATATAGGCTTGCTCTTAATAGATGAGGCAGGGCAGGCAAATTTAACTAACGCATTAGGTGCACTGCTTCGTTCAAACATGGCTGTTGTAGTTGGCGATCCGCTTCAACTTGAGCCTGTTGTAACATTGCCACCGGCTTTAAATAATGCTATTTTACGCTACTGTGATGCAAAGGATGAGTTTAATCTACTAAAATCATCAGTTCAACTTCGAGCCGATAAAGTACAAAATATTGGTACATATATAAAAGGAGAGGGTAAGTCCATTTGGGTTGGTTCGCCACTTATCGTTCATAGAAGGTGTGCCAATCCTATGTTTAAAATTTCAAATGAAACAACATATGATGATATGATGATACTTGGCAGAAACAGTGAAAGTAAACTTAGTGATCCTAATATCAAAACAGAATGGATTGATGTTAGTAGTGATGAATGGATAGGTAATTATAATAAAGCTGAAGGCATGATCGTTAAAGAGCTTTTAGATGGTAAGCTAGCCAAGCTAAAAGACAGTGTTAAAATAATAACACCTTTTAAAGATGTTTGTAAAAATTTAAAAGGGGCTGGTACCATTCACACCATGCAAGGCAAAGAAGCTGATGTTATTATCTTTGTCCTTGGCGGTGCTACAAAAGGTGCTAGAGCATGGGCTGCTAGTACGCCAAATTTACTAAATGTAGCACTAACAAGAGCAAAAGAGGTTGTTTATATAGTTGGCAACCGAGAAAATTGGTCTAATTTGCCATATTTTGAGGTAGCAGCTAGAAAAATAGATAAAGGACAGATTTGA
- the hisF gene encoding imidazole glycerol phosphate synthase subunit HisF: MNHFAKRIIPCLDVKDGRVVKGVNFVGLVDAGDPVEIAKRYNDEGADELCFLDITASHLGRDTIVDVVKKVASKLFIPLTVGGGIRTIDDISRLLNAGCDKVSLNSSAIQDPNLIDEAAKKFGSQCIVIAIDAKKIENGYSVFINGGRIDTKKDAFSWAKEVESRGAGEILLTSMDNDGVKQGFNLELTKVFSTLSIPTIASGGAGKMEHFKEAFEAGADACLAASIFHFGEIEIKKLKEYLKTNGIEVRL, from the coding sequence TTGAATCATTTTGCAAAACGTATAATCCCATGCCTTGATGTAAAAGATGGTAGAGTTGTAAAAGGCGTAAATTTCGTAGGACTTGTCGATGCTGGAGATCCTGTCGAAATAGCTAAAAGATACAATGACGAGGGCGCTGATGAGCTTTGCTTTTTAGATATCACTGCCTCTCATCTTGGGCGTGATACGATAGTTGATGTCGTAAAAAAGGTCGCAAGTAAACTTTTTATCCCACTAACAGTTGGCGGAGGTATACGCACGATCGATGATATCTCACGTCTTTTAAATGCTGGCTGCGATAAAGTAAGCTTAAATTCATCAGCCATACAAGATCCAAATTTGATTGATGAGGCAGCTAAGAAATTTGGCTCGCAATGTATCGTAATTGCGATCGATGCCAAGAAGATCGAAAATGGTTATAGTGTTTTTATAAATGGTGGCAGGATCGATACCAAAAAAGATGCCTTTTCTTGGGCGAAAGAGGTCGAGTCGCGTGGAGCAGGGGAGATATTGCTAACGTCTATGGACAATGACGGCGTCAAACAGGGCTTTAATCTTGAGCTAACAAAGGTATTTAGCACGCTTTCCATACCAACTATCGCAAGTGGCGGCGCTGGTAAGATGGAGCACTTTAAAGAGGCTTTTGAAGCCGGGGCTGATGCGTGTTTAGCTGCTTCGATATTTCACTTTGGCGAGATCGAGATAAAAAAACTAAAAGAGTATCTCAAGACAAATGGTATTGAGGTTAGGCTCTGA
- the rlmN gene encoding 23S rRNA (adenine(2503)-C(2))-methyltransferase RlmN yields MINLLDLSIDELKELVSPPFRATQIYEWIYKKNATEFSQMLNLPKDMRQDLAEKFYIDPLKCVKFEQSSDGSIKYLFELKDGLKIESVLLPMKEEISDENGKISRHARYTVCVSSQVGCKMGCAFCLTAKGGLVRNLTAGEIVGQILWIKRENKIPYERRINVVYMGMGEPLDNLTNVSKAIKILALNEGLAISPRRQTVSTSGLGSQIKKLGEMDLGVLLAISLHAVTNELRSRLMPINKAYNIEAVMDAVRGFPIDMRKRVMFEYLVIKDLNDSVSDAKKLVKLLHGIKAKVNLIYFNPHEGSEFGRPELTSMLKFQEYLRDHGVTCTIRQSKGLDISAACGQLKQRNENAKFKAISSDKNLKTHSLEDNSKASVS; encoded by the coding sequence GTGATAAATTTGCTTGATCTTAGTATTGATGAGCTAAAAGAGTTAGTTTCTCCACCATTTAGAGCAACACAAATCTACGAGTGGATATATAAAAAAAATGCAACCGAATTTAGCCAAATGCTAAATTTACCTAAAGATATGCGTCAAGATCTGGCTGAAAAATTTTATATCGATCCTTTAAAATGTGTAAAATTTGAGCAAAGTAGTGATGGTTCGATCAAGTATCTTTTTGAGCTAAAAGATGGGCTAAAGATAGAGAGTGTTTTGCTGCCGATGAAAGAGGAGATAAGTGATGAGAATGGAAAGATCAGTCGCCATGCTCGTTATACAGTTTGTGTTAGTTCACAGGTTGGCTGTAAAATGGGATGTGCTTTTTGTCTAACAGCAAAGGGTGGGCTTGTTAGAAATTTGACTGCAGGCGAGATTGTGGGGCAAATTTTATGGATAAAAAGAGAAAATAAAATACCTTATGAAAGACGTATAAATGTCGTTTATATGGGTATGGGTGAGCCACTCGATAATCTTACTAACGTTAGTAAAGCGATCAAAATTTTAGCTCTTAACGAGGGTCTAGCCATATCGCCACGTCGTCAAACCGTTTCAACTAGTGGCCTTGGCAGCCAGATAAAAAAGCTTGGTGAGATGGATCTTGGTGTGTTATTGGCCATATCGCTTCATGCTGTTACTAATGAGCTTAGAAGCCGTCTAATGCCGATAAATAAGGCGTATAATATCGAAGCTGTTATGGATGCTGTTAGGGGATTTCCTATCGATATGCGCAAACGCGTGATGTTTGAATACCTTGTTATCAAGGACCTAAATGACAGCGTTAGTGATGCAAAAAAGCTGGTAAAACTGCTGCATGGTATCAAGGCAAAGGTAAATTTGATCTATTTTAACCCGCATGAAGGTAGTGAATTTGGACGACCTGAGCTTACCAGCATGCTAAAATTTCAAGAATATCTAAGAGATCACGGTGTTACTTGCACGATCAGACAGAGCAAAGGACTTGATATAAGTGCAGCTTGCGGGCAATTAAAACAACGCAATGAAAATGCAAAATTTAAAGCTATTTCCAGCGATAAAAATTTAAAAACACATTCACTTGAAGATAATAGTAAAGCCAGTGTGAGTTAG
- the rsmA gene encoding 16S rRNA (adenine(1518)-N(6)/adenine(1519)-N(6))-dimethyltransferase RsmA encodes MIKAKKHFGQNFLQDKATLDKIIQAIPNDVANVVEIGPGLGDLTFRLLQIYKTTCFEIDCELFQILKAKFANEIQNGRLKLFCKDALEQWQQEGGLSSENYFLVANLPYYVATKMILNAIDDEKCLGLIVMIQKEVALKFSAKSKDKEFSALSILASLQGRCELLFDVDARLFNPPPKVTSSVIKLQKTKKIFGKDGIFKDAKQYEAFKVFLRAAFASPRKTLLKNLSTNFDKNALEEIFESLGLAQNLRPHELDVDFYLKVFERLKEDNERQKRRESCN; translated from the coding sequence ATGATAAAGGCAAAAAAGCACTTTGGACAGAATTTTTTACAGGACAAAGCGACACTAGATAAGATCATCCAAGCGATACCCAATGACGTAGCAAACGTCGTTGAGATTGGGCCTGGCTTAGGTGATTTGACATTTAGACTTTTGCAAATTTACAAGACGACCTGTTTTGAGATAGATTGTGAGCTATTTCAAATTTTAAAGGCCAAATTTGCAAATGAGATCCAAAATGGACGATTAAAACTTTTTTGTAAAGATGCATTAGAGCAGTGGCAGCAAGAGGGCGGACTAAGTAGCGAGAACTACTTTTTGGTCGCAAATTTGCCTTATTACGTTGCTACGAAGATGATACTAAATGCGATAGATGACGAAAAATGCCTTGGGCTTATCGTGATGATACAAAAAGAGGTTGCTCTTAAATTTAGTGCAAAGAGTAAGGATAAAGAATTTAGCGCTTTATCGATCCTTGCCTCACTCCAAGGCAGGTGCGAGCTTTTGTTTGATGTGGATGCAAGGCTTTTTAATCCACCCCCAAAGGTCACATCCTCAGTCATCAAACTACAAAAAACAAAAAAGATTTTTGGCAAAGACGGGATTTTCAAAGATGCAAAACAATACGAGGCTTTTAAAGTATTTTTAAGAGCTGCGTTTGCTTCGCCAAGAAAGACGCTTTTGAAAAATTTATCCACAAATTTTGACAAAAATGCGTTAGAAGAAATTTTTGAAAGCCTAGGCTTAGCTCAAAATTTACGTCCACACGAGCTAGATGTCGATTTTTATCTAAAAGTATTTGAAAGATTAAAGGAAGATAATGAACGACAAAAACGAAGAGAAAGTTGTAACTAA